The sequence ATGCCGGAAATCCGGTTTATTGATTTTAAATTGACGATTTTAAAAAATGGGCTTACTTTCTAAAAAAGACACAAGCGACGACAATGAAATGGCCTCCGATTTTCATTTTCCGACCTCAAAAAAAGCACTTATTATTTTCACTCGAAACCCTGAATTGGGGAAGGTGAAAACACGTTTGGCAAAAACAGTCGGCGATGAAAGTGCTTTAAAAATCTATAAATTTCTTCTGAAGCATACGGTTGAACTTACCAAAAACCTGAACGTCGATAAATATGTTTTTTATTCTGAAAACATCCATCGCGAAGATATTTGGGATGCAGATACTTTCAGAAAAAAGTTACAATCTGAAGGTGATCTAGGTGAAAAGATGAAGAATGCTTTTTCAGAAATCTTCGGAATGGGTTATGAAAAAGCAATCATTATTGGCAGTGATATGTTCGATTTGAATAAAAACGATTTAGAAGTTGCTTTTGATTCGTTACAAACTAACCAATTTACAATAGGTCCCGCAACGGATGGCGGCTATTACCTTTTAGGAATGAAAGAACTCAATTCAGAGATCTTTCAAAATAAAGAATGGGGTACAAGTAGCGTATTAGAAACTACTTTGAAGGATTTAAAAGACGAAAAATACGTTCTTCTAGAAGAGCGAAACGATATAGATTATTTCGAAGACATTAAAAACGTGGATGAATTTCAGCAATTTTTACCACCTTATTTGGATAACAATAAAAAAAATGACTTAAGACGGTAAGACTTAGGATGTAGGACAAAATAGTGTTGGTTCAAAAGCTAATTTTTGATTTTTTTTTGTCTTACGTCTTAAGTCCTTTCATCTTATGTCAATAAAAACACGATGATAAATTATGAGCATTACAAAATACATTGAAGGAGCAGCAGAATATCTTCAACAACGCGGATTTGAAAATCCTGAAGTAGGAATTATTTTAGGAACAGGTCTTGGAAAAATAATTGAAAACGTTGAAATTGAAGCTGAAGTAAGCTACAATCACATTCCAAATTTTCCAACCGCCACGGTAGAATTTCATAAAGGAAAACTGATTTATGGTACTTTGGAAGGAAAAAAAGTAATTGTAATGCAGGGCCGTTTTCACGTTTATGAAGGCTATTCGTTGCGTGATGTTACTTTTCCTGTGCGCGTTATGCACCTTTTAGGCATAAAAAAGTTGTTAGTGAGCAACGCTTCTGGAGCAATAAATCTCAACTTCAAAAAAGGAGAAATTATGCTTATTGACGACCACATTAATTTGCAAGGCGACTCTCCCCTAGCCTTCCGTGGCGTTGAAAAAATGGGTGAACGTTTTGTGGATATGAGCGCACCCTATGACGTTGAAATGAATAAAAAATTAATTCAAATTGCTTCCGATGAAAACATAACCCTTCATAAAGGAGTTTACGCTAGCGTTGTTGGTCCACAACTGGAAACCCGCGCAGAATATAGATATTTAAAAATAATTGGCGCAGATGCCGTTGGTATGAGCACCGTGCCAGAGGTTATTGTTGCAAACCATTTAAACCTTCCAGTTTCGGCAATTTCGGTATTAACTGATGAATGTGACCCAGAAAATTTGAAACCTGTGAATATTGCTGATATTATTGCTTCTGCTGAAAAAGCTGAACCTGCCATGATAACTTTGTTTACTGAGTTGATTAAACATTTGTAAACAATTCCGACTATTTACGACCAAAAAACCTTGGAGAAATACCTCGAAATATTTAAAAATTCCTACCACGGCTACTTCAATTATTTGTGGAGCGAAATAACCAGTTTCCATTGGGAAAACTATTTCTATGGGTTGATTATTCTATCTCTTCTGGTTTGGAGTTTGGAACTTTTGTTTCCGTGGCGAAAAAATCAAAAAGTCTTTAGAAAGGATTTTTGGTTGGATACTTTTTATATGTTTTTCAACTTCTTTCTGTTGAATTTAATTGTCCTGATTTTTCTATCTAATGCAACTGAGGCACTTTTCGATGATGCTTTGGCCTATATTGGTTTGTCTATTGAAAGTTTTCATTTGTTTGATTTAAATTCACTTCCATTTCGAATGGGACTTTTAATCTTTTTTTTGGTTACTGATTTTGTGCAGTGGAATACTCACCGTTTACTTCACCGCGTTCCCTTTCTTTGGAATTTCCACAAACTCCACCATTCCGTAAAGGAAATGGGCTTTGCCGCTCACCTTCGTTACCATTGGATGGAACCTATAGTTTACAAATCATTACTTTATATTCCTCTTGCAATAATTGGAGGTTTTGATGTAGAAGCTGTTGCAATCGTTCATTTTACGGCACTAGCTATCGGTCATTTAAATCATGCAAATATTGGTTGGGACTACGGAAGGTTTAAATATGTATTGAACAACCCAAAAATGCACATCTGGCATCACGCCAAAGTTTTGCCAAAAAACGCACAATACGGCGTTAATTTTGGGATTAGTTTAAGCCTTTGGGACTACCTTTTCAGAACCGATCATATCCCGCACGACGGCAGAGACATTGCCTTGGGCTTCGATGGAGATGAAAATTTTCCGAAAAATTTTGTAGGCCAAACACTTTATCCTGTCAAAACCAAACAACGAAATGTTTCGTAAGTATTGCAAACAGTAAAACACAAACAAAAATGAAAACCTTATTCAATATTGCCACAGTCCTTTTAGTGGCTTTTAGTACGCAAAGTTGCAACCTTCTTTCTGCCGCAGGCGTGAGCAGTCAAGGGCAACCTACAAAAGAAGTGAAAATGGAACTTACTTCTACAACCGCAAATTCCGCAGTAAATGTAGACCATTCTGAATGGAACTCTTTATTAAAAAAACACGTAAATAGTGAAGGTCTAGTTGACTATAAAGGGTTTAAAAAAGACCAAGCCAAACTGGATGGGTATCTAAAAATGCTTTCGGAAAAAAATCCTTCAAACGATTGGAGTGTGCAAGAATTATTAGCTTATTACATTAATATATACAATGCAGCAACGGTAAAATTGATCGTGGAGAATTATCCTGTAAAAAGCATCAAAGATATTGACGGTAATTGGACGAAAGGTCGCGTTTCTATTGGAAGCAAAGAATTGTCTTTAGGCGGAATTGAAAACGGAATCCTTCGAAAAATGAATGAACCGCGCATTCACTTCGCCATAAATTGTGCTTCAATTTCTTGTCCAAAAATATTGAATGAAGCTTTTACAGCAGCCAAAATTAACGAACAATTGGATCGCGCTACTAAGGAATTTATCAATAGTGATAAAAACGATATTTCTGCCAACAGCCCAAAGCTATCCTCAGTTTTTGATTGGTATCAAAAAGATTTTAAGATGAACGGAAAACAGGATGTAATTGGTTACATCAATCAATATTCCAAAACCAAAATCAATATGGGAGCTACAATTTCATACAAAGATTATAACTGGAATTTGAACGAACAGAAATAAGTTTTCAGTTTTCAGTAAAAGTAGGCTCGCGATTTATCGCGTGCCTTTTCTTTATAAATCTTATATTTGAAGCGTTTCTATAATTGAGCAAGAAACCTGAAACCAGAAATTATTTAATGCTAAGTATCATCATCCCGGTTTTAAACGAAGCCGAAACCATTGAAAAATTATTGAGTCATCTTTCTGAAAATCTTTCGGGAAAGAACAGTGCAGAAATTATTTTGGTGGATGGTGGAAGCACAGATAACACAAAGGAACTCATTACAGATTTTGCGAAAAGCGCATCTAGCCCCGTCAGGTTTTTAAAACCAGACAGGGCTTTTTCCATTCAAGTTATTTCTTCAGAAAAAGGACGCGCAAAACAGATGAATAAAGGTGCAACTGAAGCTTCTGGCGAAATACTTTACTTTTTACACGCAGATTCATTTCCTCCGAAAAATTTCGACAGCTATATTATTTCTGAAGTTGAAAAAGGAAACCCGGCGGGATGTTTTAGAATGAAATTTGACCATACTCATTGGTGGCTTCAACTTGCGGGATGGCTCACGCAATTTAGCTGGCGAGCTTCCCGTGGAGGCGACCAAAGTCAGTTTATTACGAAACAACTCTTCAACGAAATTGGCGGTTTTGATGAAACTTTCATCATTTATGAAGACAATATTTTAATCAACGAACTTTACGAACGAAAGAAGTTTGTAGTGATCCAACAGTGGCTTACAACTTCCGCAAGGCTTTATAAGCAAAAAGGAATTTGGACATTGCAATATCATTTTTTGATTATTTATGTAAAAAAGTGGTTCGGGGCAGATGCTGATGAACTTTACAATTACTATTTGAATCACATAAAAATTTCAAAAAAGGAAACCTCTCATAAAGTATCATCAAGAAAGGCTTTATCAGAAAAACAGGTTTAGTTATTTCTGTAAATAATACTTTTTCACAACCGCTTCCGCAGGTTTGTTTTGAGGTGTAAATTGATTATCATTTTCGCCACCAACATTTTCGTGAGATATAAACCATTTCCAAAGAAAGCCACCGGCAAACCAATCTTCTTCCCAAACAGATTGGTATAAACCTTCCAGTAAATTTGCTTGAGCTTCAAGATTTAATGAAGTCATTTCTCGATCGCTTCTCCAAGGTTCTTTTCCAGCGAAATCAACGCTTCTATAGCCGTATTCGGTAAAAAGAATCTTTTTGTTTTCCTTTTCTGAAAATGTTTTTATTTCATCTTTCCAGCGTTGCCAACCTTTTTTAGATTCTTCAACAGTTGGAGTTTTATTCTCTGAAATAGGAAAATAAGCATCGACCCCAATATAATCCAAGTCTTTCCAAAACGGCACGCGTTTGTATTCGTCCCAATTTGCTGCATAAGTAAGTTTTCCTTGGTAAACCATTCTGATTTTAACTATCAAATTTCGCCAATATTCCGGACGATGTTCTATAAATTTTTCAAGTTCGGTGCCGATGCAAAATAATTCTACATTTTCTGCTTCGGCTACTTTCGCAAAATCTAGTATAAAATTTCTATAGGAATTTTCAAGTTCAAGCCAATCATTTTCCGAAGCCATCTTCAAAAGCCCTGTAAATTCGCCATTCCAGACCCAAATTTGTGGTTTCATCATTACCTGAATATTATTTTTGTGAAGCATATTTATATATTGCTTCGCTCCTTGCTTCGTTTCGCCGAACCATTGCCGTTGTTGATTGTAAATAATTTCAGGATGTCCCAAGCTCTTTATGAAAGCGAAAGGCATAACAGCGGCGTAATTAGCGTGAATTTCTTTTAAAGGAAGAATATTTTGGGGCAGAATAGAATCTTTGGAAGCTACGAAACTAACGCCGTTTATCTTTAAAGTAATTGATTCTTCAATTGTATTTTCGTGTTTTTCAGAGGCTAATACCTTCGAAGAATCGCGCTTTTGGACACATCCTAAAAGTAAAGGAAATAGAAAAATACAGACTAAAGAATGGCGAATTAACTTCATTTTATTCATAAATAAGTGATGAATGTAGCACTTTATTTTAGAATTTATCGAAACTTTAATAGCCCTTTTAAATCTAACCGACTTGTAATTGCGTAAATTTATAAACGACTGAAAAGTAACTAAACCAAAATAACTTCCTAATTATGGAGCACATCGTCATTATTGGCAACGGAATTGCTGGCATTACTGCTGCAAGACACATCCGAAAACTTTCCGACAAAAAGATAACCATAATTTCCGCTGAAACAGATCATTTTTTCTCCCGAACCGCACTAATGTACATATATATGGGACATATGCGTTGGCGAGACATTGAACCTTACGAATCTTGGTTTTGGGAAAAAAACAGACTGGAACTGAAAAAAGGCTTTGTTGAAAGAGTTGATACGGATACTAAAACGCTTCATTTTAAAGAAGGTGGTTCTATTAATTACAACAAACTTATTATTGCCACGGGTTCCACCACCAATACTTTTGGCTGGGAAGGCCTAGAATTGAATGGCGTTCAAGGTCTGGTTTCTAAGCAGGATTTAGAAAATCTTGAAAAAAATGCTCCTAATAATAAAGAATGCCCACGAGCAGTAATTATTGGCGGCGGATTGATCGGCGTGGAAATGGCGGAAATGCTCCGAACCCGAAATATTGAAGTAACCATGCTCGTTCGCGAAGATGCTTTTTGGACCAATGCTTTACCTTATGGTGAAGCGGAAATGCTTTCACGACATATAAAATCTCACGGCGTTGATCTTCGTCATAATTCAGAACTCGATAAAATTTTAGGCGACGACAACGGAAATGTGAGAGCTGTTTTAACAAAAGACGGCGAAGAAATTCCGTGCTGTGTTGTGGGAATAACTACTGGCGTAAAGCCGAATATTTCCTTCTTGAAAAATTCAAAAATTGAAACCGATAAAGGTATTTTGGTAAACCGAAAGTTGGAAACCAATATTGAAAACGTTTATGCCATTGGCGATTGTGCACAACAGCACGAACCCATAGGCAATCGTCCGCCAATTGAAGCCGTTTGGTACACAGGGCGAATGATGGGCGAAGCCTTGGCGCAAACCATCTGCGGAAAATCTTTTGATTACAATCCAGGAAACTGGTTTAACAGTGCCAAGTTTTTTGATATTGAATATCAAACCTACGGTTGGGTTTTTTCTGAACAAAGACGTAAAGATTATGAAGAACAATTTCATTGGAAATGCAGCAGCGACCTGCGTTGTATTACAATTTCATACAATAAAATTTCAAATGAATTTCTGGGAATAAATACCTTCGGAATACGAATGAAACACGAAGTTTTTGATAGTTGGTTGGATGAAAAAAGAAGTGTGGATTATGTAATTCAAAACCTTAAACTAGCCAATTTTGATCCTGAGTTTTTTAAAAAATATGAAAAGGAGATTCTTTCAGCA comes from Aequorivita sublithincola DSM 14238 and encodes:
- a CDS encoding sterol desaturase family protein yields the protein MEKYLEIFKNSYHGYFNYLWSEITSFHWENYFYGLIILSLLVWSLELLFPWRKNQKVFRKDFWLDTFYMFFNFFLLNLIVLIFLSNATEALFDDALAYIGLSIESFHLFDLNSLPFRMGLLIFFLVTDFVQWNTHRLLHRVPFLWNFHKLHHSVKEMGFAAHLRYHWMEPIVYKSLLYIPLAIIGGFDVEAVAIVHFTALAIGHLNHANIGWDYGRFKYVLNNPKMHIWHHAKVLPKNAQYGVNFGISLSLWDYLFRTDHIPHDGRDIALGFDGDENFPKNFVGQTLYPVKTKQRNVS
- a CDS encoding NAD(P)/FAD-dependent oxidoreductase codes for the protein MEHIVIIGNGIAGITAARHIRKLSDKKITIISAETDHFFSRTALMYIYMGHMRWRDIEPYESWFWEKNRLELKKGFVERVDTDTKTLHFKEGGSINYNKLIIATGSTTNTFGWEGLELNGVQGLVSKQDLENLEKNAPNNKECPRAVIIGGGLIGVEMAEMLRTRNIEVTMLVREDAFWTNALPYGEAEMLSRHIKSHGVDLRHNSELDKILGDDNGNVRAVLTKDGEEIPCCVVGITTGVKPNISFLKNSKIETDKGILVNRKLETNIENVYAIGDCAQQHEPIGNRPPIEAVWYTGRMMGEALAQTICGKSFDYNPGNWFNSAKFFDIEYQTYGWVFSEQRRKDYEEQFHWKCSSDLRCITISYNKISNEFLGINTFGIRMKHEVFDSWLDEKRSVDYVIQNLKLANFDPEFFKKYEKEILSAYNRQNVTV
- a CDS encoding glycoside hydrolase family 113 → MNKMKLIRHSLVCIFLFPLLLGCVQKRDSSKVLASEKHENTIEESITLKINGVSFVASKDSILPQNILPLKEIHANYAAVMPFAFIKSLGHPEIIYNQQRQWFGETKQGAKQYINMLHKNNIQVMMKPQIWVWNGEFTGLLKMASENDWLELENSYRNFILDFAKVAEAENVELFCIGTELEKFIEHRPEYWRNLIVKIRMVYQGKLTYAANWDEYKRVPFWKDLDYIGVDAYFPISENKTPTVEESKKGWQRWKDEIKTFSEKENKKILFTEYGYRSVDFAGKEPWRSDREMTSLNLEAQANLLEGLYQSVWEEDWFAGGFLWKWFISHENVGGENDNQFTPQNKPAEAVVKKYYLQK
- a CDS encoding TIGR04283 family arsenosugar biosynthesis glycosyltransferase produces the protein MLSIIIPVLNEAETIEKLLSHLSENLSGKNSAEIILVDGGSTDNTKELITDFAKSASSPVRFLKPDRAFSIQVISSEKGRAKQMNKGATEASGEILYFLHADSFPPKNFDSYIISEVEKGNPAGCFRMKFDHTHWWLQLAGWLTQFSWRASRGGDQSQFITKQLFNEIGGFDETFIIYEDNILINELYERKKFVVIQQWLTTSARLYKQKGIWTLQYHFLIIYVKKWFGADADELYNYYLNHIKISKKETSHKVSSRKALSEKQV
- a CDS encoding DUF547 domain-containing protein, whose translation is MKTLFNIATVLLVAFSTQSCNLLSAAGVSSQGQPTKEVKMELTSTTANSAVNVDHSEWNSLLKKHVNSEGLVDYKGFKKDQAKLDGYLKMLSEKNPSNDWSVQELLAYYINIYNAATVKLIVENYPVKSIKDIDGNWTKGRVSIGSKELSLGGIENGILRKMNEPRIHFAINCASISCPKILNEAFTAAKINEQLDRATKEFINSDKNDISANSPKLSSVFDWYQKDFKMNGKQDVIGYINQYSKTKINMGATISYKDYNWNLNEQK
- a CDS encoding TIGR04282 family arsenosugar biosynthesis glycosyltransferase, whose amino-acid sequence is MGLLSKKDTSDDNEMASDFHFPTSKKALIIFTRNPELGKVKTRLAKTVGDESALKIYKFLLKHTVELTKNLNVDKYVFYSENIHREDIWDADTFRKKLQSEGDLGEKMKNAFSEIFGMGYEKAIIIGSDMFDLNKNDLEVAFDSLQTNQFTIGPATDGGYYLLGMKELNSEIFQNKEWGTSSVLETTLKDLKDEKYVLLEERNDIDYFEDIKNVDEFQQFLPPYLDNNKKNDLRR
- a CDS encoding purine-nucleoside phosphorylase yields the protein MSITKYIEGAAEYLQQRGFENPEVGIILGTGLGKIIENVEIEAEVSYNHIPNFPTATVEFHKGKLIYGTLEGKKVIVMQGRFHVYEGYSLRDVTFPVRVMHLLGIKKLLVSNASGAINLNFKKGEIMLIDDHINLQGDSPLAFRGVEKMGERFVDMSAPYDVEMNKKLIQIASDENITLHKGVYASVVGPQLETRAEYRYLKIIGADAVGMSTVPEVIVANHLNLPVSAISVLTDECDPENLKPVNIADIIASAEKAEPAMITLFTELIKHL